From a region of the Pseudomonas fulva 12-X genome:
- a CDS encoding methyl-accepting chemotaxis protein → MAGAVEEFSATSLNIADNMRSTERMASENASQTRIGRSSMEEASAALEQISQSVNSAAKVIDSLGQRSQEIGGILSVITSIADQTNLLALNAAIEAARAGEQGRGFAVVADEVRSLAGRTREATTEISSMISSIQGETSSAISTMEQGRQLMQNGLELNAKVAAALTHIAEQTSAAGEQFAAITTATAEQSSTATVLSSNLQSIALANGEQREVIANLAHTSKELETLASDLHREVERFR, encoded by the coding sequence ATGGCCGGTGCGGTGGAGGAATTCAGCGCCACTTCGTTGAACATCGCCGACAACATGCGCAGCACCGAGCGCATGGCCAGCGAGAACGCCAGCCAGACCCGCATCGGCCGCAGCTCCATGGAAGAAGCCTCTGCCGCCCTGGAACAGATCTCCCAGTCGGTCAACAGCGCCGCCAAGGTCATCGACAGCCTCGGCCAGCGTTCCCAGGAAATCGGCGGCATTCTCAGCGTGATCACCTCGATTGCCGACCAGACCAACCTGCTGGCGCTCAATGCGGCCATCGAGGCAGCGCGCGCTGGCGAGCAGGGCCGCGGTTTCGCCGTGGTTGCCGACGAGGTGCGCAGCCTGGCCGGCCGTACCCGCGAGGCGACCACCGAAATCTCCAGCATGATCAGCAGCATCCAGGGCGAGACCAGCAGCGCGATCAGCACCATGGAGCAGGGCCGCCAGTTGATGCAGAACGGCCTGGAGCTCAACGCCAAGGTCGCCGCGGCGCTGACCCATATTGCCGAGCAGACCAGCGCTGCCGGCGAGCAGTTCGCTGCCATCACCACCGCCACCGCCGAGCAGAGCAGCACCGCTACCGTGCTGAGCAGCAACCTGCAGAGCATCGCCCTGGCCAACGGCGAGCAGCGCGAAGTGATCGCCAACCTGGCGCACACCTCCAAGGAGCTGGAAACCCTGGCCAGCGACCTGCACCGCGAAGTCGAGCGCTTCCGCTAA